One genomic window of Kaistia geumhonensis includes the following:
- a CDS encoding polysaccharide biosynthesis/export family protein produces MIVALRDDPALHHSLSLVYFSVTQLLAERPGATWLGAIGVSVPFRISLAITLFALALSACSSVSTPSNERVAYSTAPVRSAGPQVVPGALASGSLPAPTFNTTTGMQYRLGPLDTVNILVFQVPDLSGDFQVGSDGNLGLPLVGSIRAAGRTAQDVQKELTAKLSATYLQQPQVSVKVTGFNSQRVTVEGAVTKPGVFPVTQAGGTLLDYIALAGGLPRTADTSNVVVFRQVDGKRMAARFNVADIRNGRATDPTIYGGDQIVVPVSGVRSAWADFLSAMPAASFVATVSGL; encoded by the coding sequence TTGATTGTTGCGCTGCGAGATGATCCCGCATTGCATCATTCGTTAAGCCTGGTGTATTTCTCCGTCACCCAATTGCTTGCCGAAAGGCCGGGCGCGACGTGGCTTGGCGCGATAGGAGTTTCAGTGCCCTTCCGGATTTCACTCGCGATCACCCTTTTCGCACTCGCTCTTTCGGCCTGTTCATCGGTTTCGACGCCGTCGAATGAACGCGTGGCATACAGCACCGCGCCGGTCCGTTCGGCCGGTCCGCAGGTGGTTCCCGGAGCGTTGGCCAGCGGCAGCCTTCCTGCGCCGACCTTCAACACCACGACCGGGATGCAATACCGGCTCGGCCCGCTTGATACGGTGAACATCCTGGTATTCCAGGTTCCGGATCTCTCCGGCGATTTCCAGGTCGGTTCCGACGGCAATTTGGGCCTGCCTCTGGTCGGTTCGATTCGCGCCGCGGGTCGGACTGCGCAGGACGTACAGAAGGAACTGACGGCCAAGCTGTCCGCCACCTATCTGCAGCAGCCGCAGGTGTCGGTGAAGGTGACCGGCTTCAATAGCCAGCGGGTGACGGTCGAGGGCGCCGTGACCAAGCCCGGTGTCTTCCCCGTGACCCAGGCGGGCGGGACGCTGCTCGATTATATCGCACTCGCGGGCGGTCTGCCCCGGACGGCCGACACCTCGAACGTCGTCGTCTTCCGGCAGGTCGACGGCAAGCGCATGGCCGCCCGATTCAACGTAGCCGACATCCGCAATGGCCGGGCGACTGACCCGACCATCTATGGCGGCGACCAGATCGTCGTGCCGGTGTCCGGCGTCCGCAGCGCCTGGGCGGACTTCCTTTCGGCAATGCCCGCGGCGTCCTTCGTCGCTACAGTCTCGGGCCTGTGA
- a CDS encoding GumC family protein, protein MSGDPKSENAVTTWSATATPARPSQAVSANLYGPPPVDSQVERISLDLTRLLRMVIKHRLVIGAIVAACIAIGLILTLTATPLYMASVTLETSGETVKVMEDQSLDGRAGGSDQTELATFVELIGSRSLAERVVDELKLADDPTFVSPVRRSLVDRFLSMLPFGGDDSAQALPIEYRKKVAVDTVLRNTSAKTVKQSRLLTISYSDADPRRAQTIANAVASGFIKANLDRRFDATTYARLFLEDQLAQVKQKLEDSERKVVAYADREKLVTLDDQKSILSQKLEDLNTALGKASIDRANAEQLWVQVKDATDYAQIPQGLEGGNNNSGSPSIINQLRASRSELVADYQSKQLTFKPGFPMMVALKARIDDVDKQIAEEVERTKTSIRSAYELAVQREQAISADLDETRAELIDTRNRSVEYTMLQREADTNRTLYDGLLQRYKEISVIGGVAANGLSIVDQASLPGAPYTPKLALNMALATFVGLLLGLGAAFGLEFFDNTIKTPDQMESILGIPVLGLIPVLPPDQPVQAVLEDPHSAVSEAYRSARTALQFSTDRGVPRNFMVTSARPSEGKTTTVTTLARMFGQIGMKILVIDADLRNPSLHKIVGVDNTAGLSNYLTGGADAESLLRDTSVANVSVLTSGPIPPNPAELLSGPRMLTLLTELRDQFDLVIVDSAPVMGLADALLLSSVADGTLIVCAAGETPIETIKAATKRLSMTNSQLLGGILTKFNSQKAGYGYAYYGYDYYGYGKDNQKSLPAA, encoded by the coding sequence ATGAGTGGTGATCCGAAGTCGGAAAACGCGGTGACGACTTGGAGCGCGACGGCGACGCCGGCGCGTCCGTCGCAGGCCGTGTCGGCCAATCTTTATGGGCCGCCGCCCGTCGACTCCCAGGTCGAGCGCATCAGCCTGGATCTCACGCGCCTTCTGCGCATGGTGATCAAGCATCGGCTCGTGATCGGCGCCATCGTGGCTGCATGTATCGCGATCGGGCTCATTCTCACGCTGACGGCGACGCCGCTCTACATGGCGAGCGTCACGCTGGAGACCTCGGGCGAGACCGTGAAGGTCATGGAGGACCAGTCGCTTGACGGAAGGGCCGGAGGCAGCGACCAGACGGAACTCGCCACGTTCGTCGAACTGATCGGAAGCCGCTCGCTCGCCGAGCGGGTCGTCGACGAGCTGAAGCTGGCTGATGACCCGACCTTCGTCTCGCCGGTGCGCCGCTCGCTGGTCGACCGGTTCCTCTCGATGCTCCCGTTCGGGGGAGACGACAGCGCCCAGGCGCTGCCGATCGAGTACCGCAAGAAGGTCGCGGTCGATACGGTGCTTCGCAACACATCCGCGAAGACTGTCAAGCAGTCGCGACTGCTCACCATTTCCTACAGCGATGCAGATCCACGCCGCGCCCAGACGATCGCGAATGCCGTCGCGTCGGGCTTCATCAAGGCCAATCTGGACCGCCGATTCGACGCGACCACCTATGCGCGGCTGTTCCTCGAGGACCAGCTTGCTCAGGTGAAGCAGAAGCTGGAGGATTCCGAGCGTAAGGTCGTGGCATATGCGGACAGGGAAAAGCTGGTCACGCTCGACGACCAGAAATCCATCCTGTCGCAGAAGCTCGAAGACCTGAACACGGCTCTCGGCAAGGCATCGATCGACCGCGCCAATGCCGAGCAGCTCTGGGTTCAGGTCAAGGACGCGACCGACTATGCCCAGATTCCGCAAGGACTGGAGGGGGGCAACAACAATTCGGGCTCGCCGAGCATCATCAACCAGCTCCGCGCGAGCCGGTCTGAGCTCGTCGCCGACTATCAGTCCAAGCAGCTGACCTTCAAGCCCGGCTTTCCGATGATGGTGGCTCTGAAGGCCCGGATCGACGATGTCGACAAGCAGATCGCCGAGGAGGTCGAGCGGACGAAGACGTCGATCCGCTCCGCTTACGAGCTCGCTGTCCAGAGGGAACAGGCGATTTCCGCCGATCTCGACGAGACTCGGGCCGAGCTGATCGACACACGCAACCGCAGCGTCGAATACACGATGCTCCAGCGCGAGGCCGACACCAACCGTACGCTCTATGACGGCCTTCTGCAGCGCTACAAGGAAATCAGCGTCATCGGCGGCGTGGCGGCAAACGGCCTGTCCATTGTCGACCAGGCTAGCCTGCCGGGCGCTCCCTATACGCCCAAGCTTGCGCTCAACATGGCGCTCGCAACCTTTGTCGGCCTGCTGCTCGGGCTCGGCGCAGCCTTCGGTCTCGAATTCTTCGACAACACGATCAAGACGCCCGACCAGATGGAGTCGATCCTCGGCATTCCCGTGCTCGGCCTCATCCCTGTTCTGCCGCCGGACCAGCCGGTGCAGGCCGTGCTCGAGGACCCGCACTCCGCTGTATCCGAGGCCTATCGCAGCGCCCGGACGGCGCTCCAGTTCTCGACAGACCGAGGCGTTCCGCGCAACTTCATGGTCACGTCGGCTCGTCCGTCCGAGGGCAAGACGACGACCGTCACGACGCTGGCCCGCATGTTCGGCCAGATCGGCATGAAGATCCTGGTCATCGATGCAGACCTGCGCAATCCGTCGCTCCACAAGATCGTCGGCGTCGACAACACCGCCGGCCTCAGCAACTATCTGACGGGTGGTGCCGACGCCGAAAGCCTCCTGCGCGACACCAGCGTAGCCAATGTCTCGGTGCTGACATCGGGTCCGATCCCGCCGAACCCGGCAGAGCTGCTGTCCGGTCCAAGGATGCTGACGCTGCTGACCGAGCTGCGCGACCAGTTCGACCTGGTGATCGTCGACAGCGCACCCGTCATGGGACTCGCCGACGCGTTGCTGCTTTCGAGCGTTGCTGACGGTACGCTGATCGTCTGCGCGGCTGGCGAAACGCCGATCGAGACGATCAAGGCGGCCACCAAGCGGCTCTCGATGACCAACAGCCAGCTGCTCGGCGGCATCCTGACGAAGTTCAATTCCCAGAAGGCCGGCTACGGCTATGCCTATTACGGCTATGACTATTACGGCTACGGCAAGGATAACCAGAAGTCGCTTCCTGCGGCCTGA